The Haemophilus parainfluenzae genome window below encodes:
- the secB gene encoding protein-export chaperone SecB, with translation MSEQNQQPEVAAEEQQEAVLQIQRIYVKDVSFEAPNLPHIFHQEWKPKLGFDLSTEAVQVGEDLYEVTLNINVETTMEDSGDVAFICEVKQSGVFTISGLEDVQMAHCLTSQCPNMLFPYARELISNLVNRGTFPALNLSPVNFDALFIDYMNKQQAAAEAEENQETQH, from the coding sequence ATGTCTGAACAAAATCAACAACCTGAAGTAGCTGCTGAAGAGCAACAAGAAGCCGTACTTCAAATTCAACGTATTTATGTAAAAGATGTTTCTTTTGAAGCACCAAATCTTCCTCATATTTTCCACCAAGAATGGAAACCCAAACTTGGCTTTGATTTAAGCACTGAAGCGGTTCAAGTAGGTGAAGATTTATACGAAGTCACTTTAAACATCAACGTAGAAACCACCATGGAAGATTCTGGTGATGTGGCGTTTATTTGCGAAGTGAAACAATCTGGTGTATTTACAATCAGCGGTTTAGAAGATGTTCAAATGGCGCACTGCTTAACATCTCAATGCCCAAATATGCTTTTCCCTTATGCTCGTGAATTGATTTCTAACTTAGTAAATCGCGGTACATTCCCGGCATTAAACCTTTCTCCGGTAAACTTCGATGCGTTGTTCATTGATTACATGAACAAGCAGCAAGCAGCAGCTGAAGCGGAAGAAAATCAGGAAACCCAACATTAA
- the hemW gene encoding radical SAM family heme chaperone HemW: MQKFPPLSLYVHIPWCVQKCPYCDFNSHAQKGTIPEQEYVQHLITDLEADLEKYQASIQHRSLHSMFIGGGTPSLFSAESIKLLLAEIQRRIPFSENIEITMEANPGTVEAERFKGYVDAGVTRISMGIQSFNDDKLQRLGRIHNAEEAKSAVSLAKVSGLKSFNLDLMHGLPNQTLEEALDDLRQAIELAPPHLSWYQLTIEPNTMFAYRPPTLPDDDELWDIFEQGHQLLTEAGYQQYETSAYAKPGFQCQHNLNYWRFGDYLAIGCGAHGKLTFPDGDILRFSKTKHPKGYLRGEYLYEEKNVEKNDRAFEFFMNRFRLLEAVPKQEFEHYTGLSHSAVKNQIDFAIQQNYIVETPDFWQITEHGKLFLNELLALFLDE; this comes from the coding sequence ATGCAAAAATTTCCCCCTCTTTCCCTTTATGTGCATATTCCCTGGTGTGTGCAGAAATGTCCTTATTGTGATTTCAATTCGCATGCACAGAAAGGCACAATTCCTGAACAAGAATATGTGCAACATCTGATAACCGATCTTGAGGCAGATTTAGAGAAATATCAGGCTAGTATTCAACATCGTTCACTTCATTCAATGTTTATTGGTGGTGGCACACCGAGTTTATTTTCAGCAGAAAGTATCAAGTTGTTATTGGCAGAAATTCAACGTCGCATTCCTTTTTCAGAGAATATAGAAATTACCATGGAAGCTAATCCTGGCACTGTCGAAGCGGAGCGTTTTAAAGGCTATGTGGATGCTGGTGTAACACGTATTTCCATGGGTATCCAAAGTTTTAATGACGATAAATTACAACGTTTAGGGCGTATTCATAATGCGGAGGAAGCTAAAAGTGCGGTCAGTTTGGCAAAAGTTTCAGGCTTGAAAAGTTTCAATTTGGATTTAATGCACGGTTTGCCAAACCAAACGCTTGAGGAAGCCTTAGATGATTTGCGACAAGCCATTGAGCTTGCTCCACCACACCTTTCTTGGTATCAGCTCACCATTGAACCCAATACCATGTTTGCTTATCGTCCGCCTACATTGCCGGATGATGATGAGCTTTGGGATATTTTTGAGCAAGGCCACCAGCTTTTAACCGAAGCGGGTTATCAACAATATGAAACATCCGCTTATGCGAAACCGGGCTTTCAATGTCAGCACAATCTGAATTATTGGCGATTCGGGGATTATTTGGCGATAGGCTGTGGTGCACATGGAAAACTGACTTTTCCTGATGGCGATATTTTACGTTTTTCTAAAACAAAGCATCCAAAAGGCTATTTGCGTGGTGAATACCTTTATGAAGAAAAAAACGTGGAAAAAAATGACCGCGCTTTTGAATTTTTCATGAATCGTTTTCGTTTATTGGAAGCTGTACCAAAACAAGAGTTTGAACATTACACGGGGCTTTCGCACAGTGCGGTCAAAAATCAAATTGATTTTGCGATCCAGCAGAATTATATTGTGGAAACACCTGATTTTTGGCAGATCACTGAACACGGTAAATTGTTTTTAAACGAACTATTAGCGCTTTTCTTAGATGAATAA
- the lon gene encoding endopeptidase La, with protein MNAKRTQQRTLPVLPLRDVVVFPYMVMPLFVGRAKSISALDEAMNEGKQLLLVSQKQADLEEPTVDDVFDVGTIANIIQLLKLPDGTVKVLVEGQQRAKINQLNDGEDHFSAEVTPIETTFGDEKELDVVKAAVLNEFESYLQLNKKIPADVLGALQRIDDVDRLADTMAAHIPVTVRHKQSVLELADVQERLEYLLGMMESEADILQVEKRIRGRVKKQMEKSQRNYYLSEQIKAIRKEMDEGESEDTIDEVEQLRQKVEAAGMPADVREKVESELQKLKMMSAMSAEATVVRSYVEWMLQVPWHKRTKVKKDIAKAQQVLDADHYGLERVKERILEYLAVQARLNKIKGPILCLVGPPGVGKTSLGQSIANATGRKYVRMALGGVRDEAEIRGHRKTYIGALPGKLIQKMAKVGVKNPLFLLDEIDKMSSDMRGDPASALLEVLDPEQNTTFNDHYLEVDYDLSDVMFVATSNSMNIPGPLLDRMEVIRLSGYTEDEKLNIAMQHLLQKQIERNGLKKGELTIEENAILDIIRYYTREAGVRGLEREISKICRKAVKNLLVNPKVKSITVNSDNLHDYLGVKRFEFGKADTQNRVGEVTGLAWNEVGGDLLTIETASVVGKGKLTFTGSLGDVMKESIQAAMTVVRARAEKLSINSEFHEKRDIHIHVPDGATPKDGPSAGIAMCTALVSCLTGNPVRADVAMTGEISLRGKVLPIGGLKEKLLAAHRGGIKTVLIPKDNVKDLEEIPDNVKENLAIHAVETIDEVLGLALENPPEGIEFVKVETKAKAPRRKAATKTARAVN; from the coding sequence ATGAACGCCAAAAGAACTCAACAACGTACACTTCCTGTATTGCCATTACGGGATGTTGTCGTTTTCCCTTATATGGTGATGCCACTTTTTGTTGGGCGCGCAAAATCCATTAGTGCCCTTGATGAGGCCATGAATGAGGGCAAACAATTATTATTGGTGTCACAAAAGCAAGCTGATCTAGAAGAACCTACCGTTGATGATGTGTTCGATGTCGGGACGATTGCCAATATTATTCAATTATTAAAATTGCCAGACGGCACAGTGAAAGTGTTGGTAGAAGGGCAACAACGCGCCAAAATCAATCAATTAAATGATGGTGAAGATCATTTTTCTGCGGAAGTGACACCGATTGAAACCACCTTTGGCGATGAAAAAGAATTAGATGTGGTGAAAGCAGCCGTTTTAAATGAATTTGAAAGCTATCTGCAACTCAATAAAAAAATTCCTGCAGATGTTTTAGGTGCGCTTCAACGCATTGATGATGTCGATCGTTTAGCAGATACCATGGCTGCACATATTCCAGTGACCGTTCGCCATAAACAAAGCGTGTTAGAACTGGCAGATGTGCAAGAGCGTTTGGAATACTTGCTCGGCATGATGGAATCTGAAGCGGATATTCTTCAAGTTGAAAAACGCATCCGTGGCCGTGTGAAAAAACAAATGGAGAAAAGCCAGCGTAACTATTATCTTAGCGAACAAATTAAAGCGATTCGCAAAGAAATGGACGAAGGCGAAAGCGAAGATACCATCGATGAAGTTGAGCAGCTTCGTCAAAAGGTTGAAGCAGCAGGTATGCCGGCAGATGTGCGCGAAAAAGTAGAGAGTGAGTTACAAAAACTCAAAATGATGTCAGCGATGTCTGCTGAAGCGACGGTGGTGCGAAGCTATGTTGAGTGGATGCTTCAAGTGCCATGGCATAAACGTACCAAAGTGAAGAAAGACATCGCAAAAGCTCAACAGGTTTTAGATGCGGATCACTACGGTTTAGAACGAGTGAAAGAACGCATTTTAGAATACCTTGCGGTACAAGCTCGCTTAAACAAAATCAAAGGTCCAATCCTTTGCTTAGTGGGGCCGCCAGGGGTGGGTAAAACCTCACTGGGTCAATCTATTGCCAATGCAACAGGTCGTAAATATGTGCGTATGGCATTAGGCGGGGTACGTGATGAAGCAGAAATTCGCGGCCACCGTAAAACCTATATCGGTGCATTGCCGGGTAAATTGATTCAAAAAATGGCAAAAGTTGGTGTAAAAAACCCACTCTTCTTGCTTGATGAAATCGATAAAATGTCTTCGGATATGCGTGGAGACCCAGCATCAGCCTTGCTAGAAGTGCTTGATCCAGAGCAAAATACCACCTTCAACGATCACTATCTTGAAGTAGATTACGATTTGTCTGATGTGATGTTTGTGGCAACCTCAAACTCCATGAATATTCCTGGTCCATTGCTAGATCGTATGGAAGTGATCCGCCTTTCTGGTTATACCGAAGATGAAAAACTCAATATTGCGATGCAACATTTGTTACAAAAACAAATTGAACGTAATGGATTGAAAAAAGGCGAATTAACCATCGAAGAAAACGCCATTTTAGATATTATCCGTTATTACACTCGTGAAGCAGGTGTGCGTGGATTAGAGCGTGAGATCTCTAAAATCTGTCGTAAAGCGGTGAAGAATTTATTAGTCAATCCAAAAGTAAAATCTATTACCGTGAATTCAGACAACTTGCATGACTATCTTGGTGTGAAACGTTTTGAATTTGGTAAAGCGGATACCCAAAACCGTGTGGGCGAAGTAACAGGCCTTGCGTGGAATGAGGTGGGCGGTGACTTACTAACCATTGAAACTGCTTCAGTAGTAGGTAAAGGCAAATTGACCTTTACCGGTTCATTAGGCGATGTGATGAAAGAATCTATCCAAGCAGCGATGACCGTAGTACGTGCACGTGCTGAAAAATTGAGTATCAATTCTGAATTCCATGAAAAACGTGATATTCACATTCATGTGCCAGATGGCGCAACACCGAAAGATGGTCCAAGTGCAGGTATTGCAATGTGTACCGCATTAGTTTCTTGCTTAACGGGTAACCCTGTGCGTGCCGATGTCGCGATGACAGGTGAAATCAGCCTACGCGGTAAAGTATTACCAATTGGCGGATTGAAAGAAAAATTATTGGCGGCACATCGTGGTGGCATTAAAACCGTATTGATTCCAAAAGATAACGTGAAAGATTTGGAAGAAATTCCAGATAACGTAAAAGAAAATCTTGCGATTCATGCGGTAGAAACCATTGATGAAGTGTTAGGCTTAGCATTAGAGAATCCACCAGAAGGCATTGAATTTGTGAAAGTGGAAACAAAAGCGAAAGCACCACGCCGTAAAGCTGCGACTAAAACGGCAAGAGCGGTCAATTAA
- a CDS encoding rhodanese-like domain-containing protein: MQEFMPQAIEFAQKHTFLTIAWFAVLFMTLFTFFKSATQKYRVITNPEAVHLMNNEAAVVIDLRSIDEFQRSHIIGSVNLLPTEIKNHNVGKIEHHKEKPVIIVDVNGVSSTTSAELLTKQGFEKVYVLKDGLAAWAGANLPLVKKHK; this comes from the coding sequence ATGCAAGAATTTATGCCTCAAGCAATTGAATTTGCTCAAAAACACACTTTTTTAACGATCGCATGGTTTGCTGTCCTTTTTATGACACTTTTCACCTTTTTTAAAAGTGCGACACAAAAATATCGCGTGATCACCAATCCTGAAGCCGTTCATTTAATGAATAACGAAGCAGCGGTGGTGATTGATTTACGCTCTATCGATGAATTCCAACGCAGTCATATTATTGGCAGCGTGAACTTGCTTCCAACTGAAATCAAAAATCACAATGTAGGCAAAATCGAACATCACAAAGAAAAACCGGTTATCATTGTGGATGTTAACGGTGTTTCTTCTACCACCTCCGCAGAACTTTTAACTAAACAAGGCTTTGAAAAAGTCTATGTGTTAAAAGACGGTTTAGCTGCTTGGGCGGGTGCAAATTTACCATTAGTAAAAAAACATAAGTAA
- a CDS encoding VirK/YbjX family protein — translation MTAKQTITFATFQELLPDSCNHPLKKQLRDKVRYYGRKFLFKKQCDALVYFLNTNQTWIPLFQQNPYRFNALLATYCDKRFSAAERLSAITNNLLMLEEKMGVEFCQKLLQEKSLLLSQLTDQLGIYFNINQIDPFEGYFSINLKDNDGRSIYDASFTFLKPNKLLIASIQGPSYEEAQEAVKQATKELHGVRPMFMLMNVFRLLAEKWQCELIGIPHTSQGKYRLSARSKILFNYDEFWQENQGQLNGQYWQLPLESARKPLEEIASKKRSMYRKRYEMLDNLSEKITQFSSIK, via the coding sequence ATGACAGCAAAACAAACTATTACTTTCGCGACCTTTCAAGAATTACTACCCGATTCTTGTAATCATCCATTAAAAAAACAATTAAGGGATAAAGTCCGTTATTACGGACGAAAATTTTTATTTAAAAAACAATGTGATGCACTGGTTTATTTCTTAAATACTAATCAAACCTGGATTCCGCTTTTTCAACAAAATCCGTATCGTTTTAATGCATTGCTCGCCACCTATTGTGACAAACGTTTTTCTGCAGCTGAGCGACTCAGTGCCATTACCAATAATCTGTTAATGCTTGAAGAAAAAATGGGTGTAGAATTTTGCCAAAAACTACTCCAAGAAAAATCCCTTTTATTGTCACAATTAACAGATCAACTTGGTATTTATTTCAATATCAACCAGATTGACCCTTTTGAAGGTTATTTTTCTATTAACTTAAAAGACAATGATGGGCGTAGCATTTATGATGCTTCTTTCACCTTTTTAAAGCCAAATAAGTTACTTATTGCTTCAATTCAAGGCCCTTCTTATGAAGAAGCGCAAGAAGCCGTAAAACAAGCCACAAAAGAATTACACGGTGTTCGCCCGATGTTTATGTTGATGAATGTTTTCCGCTTATTAGCTGAAAAATGGCAATGTGAATTAATCGGTATCCCTCACACTTCACAAGGTAAATACCGCCTATCTGCTCGCAGTAAAATTCTATTCAATTACGATGAATTCTGGCAGGAAAACCAAGGGCAATTAAATGGTCAATATTGGCAATTACCGCTTGAAAGCGCCCGCAAACCATTGGAAGAAATTGCTAGTAAAAAACGTTCTATGTACCGAAAACGTTATGAAATGTTGGATAATTTGAGTGAAAAAATTACTCAATTTTCCTCAATAAAATAG
- a CDS encoding YfcC family protein: MEASKKKMKFPSAFSILFIILLIAIGLTWLIPSGSYSKLSYDSTENHFIVKTHGIPDQSYPATEQTLNQLNIKIQLSNFTNGIIKKPIAIPDTYQRIEQHEKGITDMIHAMVDGTIEVADIMIFIFILGGMIGVINKTGAFNAGLMSLTKKTKGNEFSVVFAVCVLMLLGGTACGIEEEAVAFYPILVPVFLALGYDSIVCVGAIFLAASMGTAFSTINPFSVVIASNAAGIPFTEGIGFRTLGLILGGTCVIAYMYWYCKKLRANPEFSYTYDDRQGFYNLYMKDIDPNATVEFTFRRKLILILFSAAFPLMVWGVMFGGWWFPQMAASFLAITIIIMFISGLPEKDVVNGFTHGASELVGVALIIGLARAVNIILEQGMISDTILDYMTHLVAGMNGGVFIIGQLLVFIFLGLVVPSSSGLAVLAMPIMAPLADTVGIPRDIVVSAYNWGQYIMLFLAPTGLVLVTLQMLGIPFNKWLKFVMPIVGCQFVISSILLLTQVFMYAQ, from the coding sequence ATGGAAGCATCAAAGAAAAAGATGAAATTCCCTTCCGCATTTAGCATCCTCTTTATTATTCTTCTTATTGCTATTGGCCTAACTTGGCTTATTCCCTCAGGATCCTACTCTAAACTTTCCTACGACAGCACCGAAAATCATTTTATTGTCAAAACCCACGGAATTCCCGATCAAAGCTATCCAGCAACAGAACAAACCCTGAATCAACTCAATATCAAAATTCAACTTTCTAATTTCACCAACGGCATTATCAAAAAGCCTATTGCTATTCCCGATACCTATCAACGCATTGAACAACACGAAAAAGGCATTACCGATATGATTCACGCCATGGTAGATGGCACCATTGAAGTCGCGGATATTATGATTTTTATTTTTATACTTGGTGGGATGATTGGTGTTATCAACAAAACAGGTGCGTTTAATGCCGGATTAATGTCTCTCACCAAGAAAACGAAAGGAAATGAATTCTCTGTTGTCTTTGCTGTCTGCGTGTTGATGCTGTTAGGAGGTACGGCTTGTGGTATTGAGGAAGAAGCAGTAGCCTTCTACCCGATTCTTGTTCCCGTCTTTTTAGCCTTAGGCTATGATTCGATTGTCTGTGTTGGTGCCATATTCCTCGCAGCCTCGATGGGCACTGCCTTTTCAACAATCAACCCATTCTCCGTCGTCATTGCCTCAAATGCTGCAGGGATTCCATTCACGGAAGGAATAGGATTCCGTACACTGGGGCTGATTCTTGGTGGAACCTGTGTAATAGCCTACATGTATTGGTACTGTAAAAAACTGCGTGCCAATCCTGAATTTTCTTATACCTATGACGATCGCCAAGGCTTTTATAATCTCTATATGAAAGATATCGATCCCAATGCAACCGTTGAATTTACCTTTAGAAGAAAACTGATTCTAATTCTATTTAGCGCCGCCTTTCCTCTCATGGTATGGGGGGTTATGTTTGGAGGTTGGTGGTTTCCTCAAATGGCCGCTTCCTTCCTAGCCATTACCATCATTATTATGTTTATCAGTGGATTACCTGAAAAAGATGTCGTAAATGGCTTTACTCATGGTGCTTCTGAATTAGTCGGCGTCGCATTGATTATCGGACTCGCTCGAGCAGTCAATATCATTCTGGAACAAGGGATGATTTCTGACACCATTCTCGATTATATGACACATCTTGTCGCTGGAATGAATGGCGGCGTCTTTATTATCGGTCAGCTCTTGGTCTTCATTTTCTTAGGGTTAGTTGTACCTTCATCTTCAGGTCTTGCCGTACTCGCCATGCCAATTATGGCTCCGCTAGCTGATACTGTGGGTATTCCAAGAGACATTGTGGTATCAGCTTACAACTGGGGGCAATATATTATGTTGTTTCTCGCACCGACAGGATTAGTCCTTGTTACGTTACAAATGCTTGGTATTCCATTCAATAAATGGTTGAAATTTGTCATGCCAATCGTAGGCTGCCAATTTGTTATCTCATCGATACTTCTTCTTACTCAAGTATTTATGTATGCACAATAA
- the cysE gene encoding serine O-acetyltransferase — protein sequence MTLEVWQHIRQEVKELAECEPMLASFFHSTILKHQNLGSALSYLLANKLANPIMPAISLREIIEEAYQAEPNIIDCAACDIKAVRHRDPAVELWSTPLLYLKGFHAIQSYRITHYLWNQNRKALALYLQNQISVAFDVDIHPAAKIGHGIMFDHATGIVVGETSVIENDVSILQGVTLGGTGKESGDRHPKVREGVMIGAGAKILGNIEVGKYAKIGANSVVLQPVPEYATAAGVPARIVGKDKAAKPAFEMNQYFIDDDINLNI from the coding sequence ATGACGTTAGAAGTATGGCAACACATTCGCCAAGAGGTAAAAGAATTAGCAGAATGCGAACCAATGCTCGCAAGCTTTTTCCATTCCACCATTTTAAAACATCAAAATCTTGGCAGTGCCTTGAGTTATTTACTTGCAAATAAACTGGCTAACCCGATCATGCCGGCAATTTCGCTACGTGAAATTATTGAAGAAGCCTATCAGGCCGAGCCCAATATCATTGACTGTGCTGCTTGTGATATTAAAGCCGTGCGCCACCGCGATCCTGCTGTGGAATTGTGGTCTACCCCATTGCTTTATTTAAAAGGTTTTCACGCCATTCAAAGCTATCGCATTACCCATTATTTGTGGAACCAAAATCGAAAAGCACTCGCACTTTATTTACAAAATCAGATTTCAGTGGCTTTCGATGTAGATATTCACCCTGCGGCCAAAATTGGGCACGGCATTATGTTTGACCACGCTACCGGTATTGTCGTGGGCGAAACTTCGGTAATTGAAAATGATGTGTCTATCTTGCAAGGCGTCACCCTTGGTGGTACAGGTAAAGAATCCGGCGATCGCCATCCAAAAGTACGAGAAGGTGTAATGATTGGAGCGGGTGCAAAAATTCTCGGCAATATCGAAGTTGGCAAATATGCCAAAATTGGGGCTAACTCTGTTGTACTCCAACCGGTGCCTGAATATGCCACTGCAGCAGGTGTACCTGCTCGTATTGTTGGCAAAGACAAAGCGGCAAAACCGGCATTCGAAATGAACCAATATTTTATCGATGATGATATAAATTTGAATATTTAA
- the rpiA gene encoding ribose-5-phosphate isomerase RpiA: MDQLEMKKLAARAALKYVKPDTIVGVGSGSTVNCFIEALGELKDQIQGAVAASKASEELLRKQGIEVFSANDVSSLDIYVDGADEINPQKMMIKGGGAALTREKIVAALAKKFICIVDSSKQVDVLGSTFPLPVEVIPMARSQVGRKLVSLGGAPEYREGVVTDNGNVILDVHNFAILNPVEMEKELNNVAGVVTNGIFALRGADIVIVGTPDGAKIID, encoded by the coding sequence ATGGATCAACTAGAAATGAAAAAATTAGCTGCGCGTGCTGCATTAAAATATGTCAAACCCGATACCATTGTTGGTGTAGGAAGTGGCTCAACAGTGAATTGTTTTATTGAGGCTTTAGGCGAATTAAAAGATCAAATTCAAGGCGCGGTAGCGGCATCTAAAGCCTCAGAAGAATTATTGCGTAAACAGGGCATTGAAGTGTTTAGTGCTAACGATGTATCCAGTTTAGATATTTATGTGGATGGCGCTGATGAAATTAATCCACAAAAAATGATGATTAAAGGTGGTGGTGCTGCATTGACTCGCGAAAAAATTGTGGCCGCTTTAGCGAAAAAATTTATTTGTATCGTTGATTCTAGCAAACAAGTGGATGTGTTAGGTAGCACATTCCCATTGCCAGTAGAAGTGATTCCAATGGCACGTTCACAAGTTGGTCGTAAATTAGTTTCTCTTGGTGGCGCCCCAGAATATCGTGAAGGTGTAGTAACGGATAACGGCAACGTGATTTTAGATGTACATAACTTCGCTATCTTAAATCCAGTGGAAATGGAAAAAGAATTGAATAATGTCGCAGGTGTCGTAACAAACGGTATTTTTGCCTTACGTGGGGCGGATATTGTGATTGTTGGTACGCCAGACGGCGCAAAAATTATTGATTAA